A stretch of DNA from Vulpes lagopus strain Blue_001 chromosome 12, ASM1834538v1, whole genome shotgun sequence:
ataagtaaatcttaaaaaaataaaataaaaattacagattCATAGGATTCTGTAACAAAAGGAATCTTAACAATTGATTCTAACGTCTTTGttttgcaaaggagaaaaatgaccaaactggagaaattaagaaaaatgaccaaaattaTAGTTAGTTGGTGGGAAAAATCAAGATTAATTAACATCCAATTCTCTTGACTCCCAATGCAGTTATGTTCTTTCAGCCATAccacattttatgatttttgtttttctttttttaaagactttatctatttACTTGAATGAGAGAGCAAGCGGAACACACAAGCAGTGggtaaaggcagaggaagaagcaggctcccagctagctgagcagggagcctgatgcggggcttgattccaggaccctgggaccatgaccgaGTGCCTGGTGCCccatgatttttcttattttggacaAACTGACTTGTGAAAATGAAGCAGGCAAATAAGTATTACAATTTAATCTTACAGGCTGCAatattatacatttatcaaaGAGGCAGTGAGGTAGAATGAAAAAACAATAATGAACAGAGATTTAAAGTACCCAAATTGGAGCTTATCATTTCCTAACTATGCGACTCTTTAACATTTCCAGGTACTGATTAAACTGTAAATAGTATCTGTGATGTCAGTTAATGTTGTCACTATAGATAATGCTAGACTTTTTAATGAACCCAAATAAGATATTTTCCTCCAACAGCACCTATCATCTTATAATGGAGCTAAGAAAATGATGAAACAGAGAggctttactgaaaaaaatctaacCTTAGATTCAAGGCCTAGCTTAGATATTTATACATGTCTGTCACTAATCGCACTGAGTATTAAGATAACACATTATAGGCGTGCCTGAGTAagtcagctggttaagcatccaactcttgatttcagctcagatcatgatctcagggttgtgatattggGCCCCATGTAAGGCTCTGcaccgggcatggagcctgctcctgctTAAGAttgattcattctctctctctctctctctctctctctctctcaatctctctccctttgccactcccctctctaaaaaaattttttaaagataacacaCATTTTAGTACTTCAAATGAAAAGCTTCATTCTTgaaagcaaagacaaaataaaatatactggatgaagaaatttagaaaagttcTTTTCCACACATTTTTATGGGGTTTTATTATGCCATGTTATTCTAAAAACAGAGCAGAATGGCAGAGTGAAGTTAAAAAATGCAGGTTGGAATCTTGGCTCcccacttactagctgtgcaaCTTCAGCACTTCTTACGCCCTAGCTTattcctcaactgtaaaacagAACTGTGACTAGAAGAAACTGAGGTAAAGCAtccagctcagtgcctggcatgtaggattcaataacaattattaaatgtgaaaggaaattATGAAGATTTGTCACAAAACAATGTATACTATAAGCAATGtaataaaaagtatttagatGAGGAATTTCAATTGAGAGATACATTAGTCAGCACCCATTAGGTTAGCTTATAAGTgttatttttgtagaaatttaaTGCCAAAGTGATACAACAAAGAACAACAATATTTTTCACAtctctgtatcttttaaaatcttttaccCAACTGTCATCTACTTTGGCTATTCTACAGAATAGCACCATATTCTGATGCTATTCTACAGAGTACTAAGAAGTACTcccttcatttgtttgtttttactccCTTcgttttaacttaaaatttttttctacagcTCTAACCCTGAGCATGAGATTTAATGGGACCTGTGGTTACAACATCCAAAAGCATAATTCACCTAATATTCCTTATAATAAGATTTTAATAAACCAACTATAAAAAGATAAACTTCAGTTATCTTCcacccagaaaaaaataagtgaccaagaagaaaaaaacaatctcaCTTTCTGTATTAAGCACAATTTGAAATCAGTTATTATTGGCTACAAAAATTTCCTACCCTCACAAAAATTCTTAGGGACAGGCTATCTGCTTACAATCATAAAATTATGAGTTCTTTAAAAACCATTCTATAATTTTGAGAATCAAAAAAATAACTTGTAAGTATTTTAGATATGAAAATCATGCTTTATTTTGTCTACATGTTTTATCCACTcagactaaatattttaaattttttctatgaATTAGTAAGTTTACTACTTCATAAGAGGCCTAATAGTTTGTTTTACCACTTGTAAATTAGATCAGTAAAGaagtaaatgggaaaaaaaagggggggggtggtaaatgactttaagaaatattctgatagggcagcccaggtggctcattggtttggcaccaccttccatccggggcgtgatcctggagacccaggatagagtcccacgtggggctccctgcatggagcctgcttctccctctgcctgtgtctctgcctctctctctgtgtgtgtttctcgtgaataaataaaatatattaaaaaaaaaaagaaatattctgatAATGAAACTCATTAACACATATCATTTCCAGCCTTTCCCATTTGTGTTCTGGCATGGACCACTTTACATCACAATAAAAgaccagaatttttatttataaaccaaAAGCCAATCATGACTATAGGAGGGTTTTTTTAATCCCCTCGTATTCTTTATCTTATCAGACACCTTTAGAAAGCTTCAGTTGATTTAGTTTAAGGTAAATAGATATACTTAATATACCTGATAAGGTGATAAATCTTATTATCATAGTACTACCGCTACAGGTAAACTACAAAGTAAAATATAAGCTAATTATAAAAATAGGATGCAGCGGggcaattttaaaaacacatactaCAAAAGAACTCCTCCCAACAATAACTCACTCAACCTAAATAGCAAAATGATAAAGAGCGGACTTCAACGGCAAAAGGCTAGCTCCCACTCAGTTCTCAGTATTTGGTTTCTCTTTCAAGGTTTCTGTTAACTGCTAAAAGTCCACTCCAGTAATTTTAAAGATGGTCTCGCCTTTTAAAGTACAGTAATAGTGATTATGAAACCACCATAAGTTAAGCTTATTGAATCTACTCTAAGGCAATCTAAAGTTCTGTTAAACACCAAGTCACATCTAccataatattttcttcctacGATTAAATATGAAAAGTCTGAAGAGGCcaatttcttgattttctccACTCCTCATCTCCAACAGTAATACTGTAGAGCTCTGAATTTAAACTCCTCCCAAAGACTTCCTATACCTCGCTCTCTGCGgatatatgaaaacatattccCCATAAGCATAAAAAGAAACCAACGAACAGACTAAAACTGAAGACCCTTAGGTGATTTCACCCTCCGCACCTAGCTGGCAAGTTTCCTGCAACTTTTGTCTCATCGTCTTAGTTTCACCCtgcaaaaggaaatgaagaggaaaaacacCCAAGCTAAGCTGTGAGTGATCCCGGGTCAGTCTGATCTCTGCCAGAAAGGGCCAGGTAACATTTACTCTTCCCGTTGTCtaagtttctttctcttctcccctcgGTAAACCTGGTGGTATACTACCCACACCACCGCAATTCATCTATAGTTAGGATACTTCACTTCCCAAAGGAATCACTTCCTTAACACGATGACTATTCACTGAAGACGCTTGCAGCCCTTTTCCCACTTTCCTCATCCATTCCTCAATTCCACAGCTACAAACCTCTCTCGCCAAAGGAGCAAAAGTTCTTAAAGAACTTCTTAAAGAACGGATTTTCTCAGGGCTCTTCGACCTTCGTCCCAATCTCAAAGCCCGCATACATCTAAGAGTTCCCAGAAACAATGAGCTGCAAAAGTACAGACTAAAcgggagagaagaggaagtatCAGAACAATACCGAACAATACGCAAACCAAACACGGCACCGAAAACCCGTGGTCGTCTCCATCATCCACTCTACCACCCCCACCACTTCCCTAGTTTAACCGAGGTCTCGCCAACTCCGAGAAATGGCCTCCGGGCCCGtaattccccccaccccaccccaccccacccccctttcacGACGGGTAGAAAGAAAAGCCAGCTCCGGTTGATCGGAGCTGTGATGCTTTTTCTGCCGGGTGGAGGGAGGCAAGCCAAGGGTTGTGTAAAGAATGGAAAGCTGAGTGatactggggggagggggagaattAGGGCGCCAGAGCTAATCCCTTGCCGGGGCCCGCTGGTGGAACAGGCAGGAGGCGACCAGCCCGGAGGACTAGGGAAGCTGGGCTGCAACCGGGCTTTCGGGGCGCGAGAAAGGGGGGAAGAAGTCCGGCAGCCCCGGCGGTCGGTGGGTGACGGCGCCAGGCAAGGGAGGAGGCTCCGTGCGGAGAGGCATTTTCGGGGCAAACAAGGGCGGGAATCGCCTTGCTCACGCCGCCCCGGCACCCCCAGGCTCACACCTCAAACCTGCTCTTGGTCACTCCGTTCACGTCCCTCCTCATGGGGCCGGCGGGtgcggccggggccgggcgctGCGGCGTGCGGAGTGCAAAGACTGGGGGCCCGGGGCAGGCCCCGGAGTTCCGGGAgcgggaggaggtggaggagctGCGGGCGGGGGCCGTCGGCGGGGAGGAGGAATCTCTGGGCTCCGGCGGGGCCTCCTCCGCCTCCCGCAGAGCCCGCGGCGGCGGCGACTGCTCGTCGCTAGCTCTTCTCTCCCCTCAGCCTCAACTtcaacccaaaacaaaaacactcccCACCTGCCAGCAACGCCGCTCCTCATTGGGCAGAGCAGCCCGGGCCTCGGAACggcgtggggaggggaggaggaggagcgcgcggcggcggcggcggccacggcggcggcagcggcggcgcgggaccgcccctcccccactcccggGCTCAGCCCGCGACGGTCCGCCCGGGAGCAGCCGGAgcgtggcggcggcggcgcgagCCCGCTCTTGCCTCCGAGGCGCGCAAGCCCACCgcgagaaggagaggcagggaagtGCCTATCtgtctgtgtgtatttgtgtatgggaggggcagtggggagggagcgAGTGCGCGCGTGCTCGCGGACTCGCGAGTGAGCAAAGCAGGACAACTGCACACAGCACCGGAGCCTACCTAATCCCCTTCGCGGGGAGACGGCACGCACCCACCCAGCAAGCACCTGAGCTTTCGGTCTAGTCCGTCCAGCCTCCTAAGTCTGGTCGCTTCTTCCCCGCTAGCCTGTGCAGCCACATAGATCCTTCCCGGCCACCCaactcccttcccctttcccctatCACTCACTGTCGCCTTGAACCCAAAGTGCAGCAGGCGGTCCCTGCTCGGAgccattttcctcctctttctggtAGTCTCTAGATTGAGGCagtgctgctgccgccgccgctgccgccgccgttGCTGTCGCTgccgccgcctcccccgcccccgtggATTTCATTACCGGGTGTTGCAAGGAGGCCTGGGGGGCCGCCGCAGGGCGTgggtctcccggtgcatggatcagGAGACTGGGGGGGGCGGGCTGGTTGCGCTACCCTCTGCTCCAGGAATATGCAGCGAGGCCGCGCCTCGTGCCTTGGGGTCAGGGGGTGCAGCGCAGGAGCTGGGCGTCCATTCCTTTtagctgggggaggggcgcgcTTGGGAGGTTGGGGGGGCCAGTGAGGCTGAAGGGCCTTTGGcttcccccgcccctccgccACCAGACCGCGGCTGGCGCCCAATGAGCTCTAGTGCCTGCTCGTCCTCCAATCAGGGCTTTGGTTGGTGAGAACCTGATCCTGACGCCATTTTGGCGGGAGAAACAAGCGTGTCTTAACGAGTAGGCGGGGGCGCTGGCCTGGTGGAAATTACGATATTCATCTGACTCCTTGGCTCCTTCCATAGAAGCTAGTTTGTGTCCTCATATTATTATACTTAGCAACACCAGCCCTCAAGGTCtcggaatttatttatttatttattttttatttatttttttttttaaaaaggcaaagagggaatgaggagaggcagaggcttaTCCTTAGCTTAGAGGTAAGACTTTCTAGAAGGATTTTGAGATTCAGCTCATCTAATGTCCCACTTGGACAGTAAGTTTCATAgtaccatctcttttttttttttttaatttttatttatgatagtcacagagagagagagagagagaggcagagacacaggcagagggagaagcaggctccatgcaccgggagcccgacgtgggactcgatcccgggtctccaggatcgcgccccgggccaaaggcaggcgccaaaccgctgcgccacccagggatccccggtctCGGAATTTATTAACAAATTTCCAGGATTAAAGAATGACTTTACCCTCTTTTAGAATGACAAACTGCAGAATCATGTACCAAAGATGAAATATTAGAAACTGTATCATAAATTCCAGCGGTCCTGGCAGGATCACTGCCCCTAGTTGTATTCCAAAGTATATTTGTCTTCATAACTGTTTTAATTCGCAGTTTTAAGGACAGGATTGTTATGAATCTGATTTAAGATTGcagcgcctggctggctgagttggtggagcctgctactcttctcaggttgtgggttcaagtccTGTTGGGTAtagaattacttaaaatattttagaaagagagagataggaacttatttatttaagagcaacTTGTGCtggagatctttttaaaataggcatATTCTGGAGCACCTGCATGACTGCTCAGTTAAGGATCCAACTCATGATGTtccctcaggtcataatcttaaaGTGGTTAGATCTAGTCCCTTCTTAGGCTCCCTGCTggtcgtggagcctgcttaagattctctctctctaaaaaaaaaaaaaaaaaaaaaaaaaaaaaaaaaaaaaaaaaagattctctctctctctctctctgcccctcctggtcctccacccctgctcctgctctttaaagaaaaaacattatttaagggaaaaaaaaaaaaacacattcaagTTGGAAGCTTTTTACTCAATTCTTcaagcatatttatttaaatttctgtctCGTGTTTGTCCTAGAAAGGGCTACTTAAGCAAGGAACCTAGCTTCAAAAACTCATTCTCAGGCCCACAAACCCAGGTCTAGATGTTatactctctccttcctcttttaatGTTGTTTCACTTCAGCGATATAAACACAGCTTTTTAGTCCTGTCGGATTTAATAGCAATTTTCTCCCAACTATTGATGAATTTGGTGAATAAGACCTACAAAAGATAATAAAACTGGCTCAAGCAGATAAATCAAATGAAGAAAACTTTCACAGATCTGCTTCTGGGTTTCAGTTATCCTTTTCTGTTAACCTATTTTGAATAAACTTAGGGAAGActtttatttcctattaaattttttgaatggactttttaaaagctgaagaggcacctgggtgcctcagtcagttgcaGTTGCactgctgactcttgatttcggcttagttCCCGATCTTAGGGTCCAGCCACccctcaggttccctgctcagcttaagtctgcttatccttctccctttgcccctccccccacttctctccttcccacccccctctGGGCCAGTAGgtgctctctaaaaataaataaaatcttttggtttttgaagattttatttattcatgaaagtcacagagagagagagaagcagagacacaggcagagggagaagcaggccccatgcaaggagctcgacgcgggactccaggatcacgccctgggcccaaggcaggcaccaaacggctgagccacctagggatcccccaataaaatcttttaaaaagctgaacGAAAATTACTCAAAGGTTAAAAATTTACTACACAAAGGCATACTGCTTTTTATCAAAGAAATTTATTTGCATGTAAATAAACAGATTCTTTTGTAATGTTTCGGGGGAAAAAATCCCAGATTTTGTctactttcaaaaaatgaaaaatcccaaAGTATTTACAGAACGGCCATATGCACAGAAAATCAAATTTGAAAGTTTAGAAAAGACCCTCCCCAACTGCTCCTGATGTAcacttctaaaacaaaatttataaagccCAGCTTTTACAGCCGAGCAGGTTTCCCAACCTAGGTTGAGATGGTAGGTAGTTCCTACCCCTCAAAAATCTAATTCAAGGGTAGAAATAAGGGGGCAGAgggattgaaaagaaaaaaaaaggaaaaagaataggaGATTGCCCAGGGATTGTGAAAGTTTCCTATACTGGTATCTGCTTTAAGTGACTTGACTGGATACTGTATGACTGGCTCCCTTGAAAGGGTTGCTTCTGAGAATTCCTGGTATTGCTGCACTAAACTTTCAGACCTCGGCCTTAAGGAAAATCTTTACAAGAGTCACTAACCTCAAGGCCGGTTTTGGCAATTATATCCTGCTTCATTTTTCCCCCATCTATAAAATACCTGTTTTAAACCACATGGATTTTGAACCTGAAATCTTCATGTACATCAGAGCAGGTTTTGACCAAGAACCCCTAACATGAAGCCAAAGACAGAAGAGGAATCAGGTCAAACTAAGAATACATTAAGACACCAGCAGCAGAAGACAGGTAGAAGTTGACTTCATGTCCTTGCAGTCTTTTGAAACAGGAGAATGAGTACACCTAGACAGGAGGGAGGTGTCCCAGGCTTGGTTATTCTGCCTCTTCTCCTCCACCCTGTGGAGAAATGCAGTGCTCCCTGGTTCTCAGGCAGGGTGAAGCAGGTTAGCCCCGGCTCCCTGTTAAGCAAGTTCAGATGCTGGGTCAGTGTGTGGGGTGTGCCCATCGACAATTCAGGGGCTTATCCTTCATCCAGATCCTAACTCGGGATTCTTTGATCTGGgatgaagacagaaagagagaaaaagcttcCCAGTTTACTCATTTTGGTATCTGTTGGCTCTGCTTGGGGAAGCTGAGCCCCTGATATGTAGTACATTCCCCATAAGATTTTCCCCACCCAGAACAAACTTTAAAAccacataacattttttttttctctgcagaaaCCAATGGGATAGGATTCAAAGCTAGGTGAGAAACTTGTGAGAAATCCAACCTGGTTATATGTCTGAGAGGCTGCTACTGTATCAGCATCACAAGATAAAGCACTCTGGTATCACCTTGCCCATGTCCTCCTTAGTGTCACCCAAGACATTTGAGACTCTGATACGGTAACCGATAACTTTTCTTGCTCCACTTTGCAATGTTTCGTTTCCTACTTCTTATTACCTTGGGACACAAAAGTGGCAGAGTTGTTGAGAGCTGATGACCAGAAAAGGGAGAACACTAGAGGAAATCAGAGACAGTCAGGAAAGAACGCCAAAGCTGATTTTCCAACTCTATGCTAACTCCAACCTGCAGAAAAAGCTGAATATAGAAATCTTCTTCAATATCTGATGAAGCCACTCcatttattacacacacacacaaatgaatcacctggctttttttttttttttaatccagaagaGTTGTGCTGGGGACTGTGCCCCATCCTGCTGATACAGATCCTGAATGGAATCATCAGGAATGGCACAGTGCAGGTGTCAAAATCAAAGTAAGGCCGCAGAATTTCAAGAGGACCTTCCAAATACTGAGAACTTGTGTTGCACTCAAATGGTCTCCTGGATTTCTTATTTATGAGAAGGGCTTCTTATTGATGTCCCCCAGAATCCAGACTCAGACCTATTTCCTCCAAAAAGGTCCAATTTGGTTGCTACATAGTAGCAAGGGTTTATCTTCATGCCCACCTAGCATTCCAGGCCCCCATTACTTCAAGTGAGCTTGAAATTGTTTTAAGTGAACTATGGCTGcaaatttttactgttttatctaAGGGAGCATACAGTGGAGTGATTGGAAGTCTGGACTCCTTCTCCATGTGATGCAGAGAAACAAGGAGCCCAGCTCTCAGGAATGGCATTAATTCTCCTACAAACAAAATGCTGGGATGTGGACTTTTGGCACATTGTGGAAATAGGAGAACTATTAATTCTGTAATGGTTTTCATGCCACTGGGTTAGGGAGGCTGTACATTAAACCTTACTGCATCTGAAAAGATGTTTATACCCCTAAAAAGCCAGCCCAGCCTTTTTTAAAGGACAAAGAGACTATAAATCAGTACCTCCCCAGGGAGGGGACTCCTAATATTCCTATGATGTCTGAACCCTATGATAAACCTCCTAAAACGAAAAataccattttggtttttttacttAACTCCAAAGGTGGGCTCTGACTGCTTGGGCTTAATGCTACAGTACCTGCACAAGCTACAGGCTCCCTATGCCAAATAAGCCTTGCTCTTTCACCTCCCATCACTTTGAACCCTGAACCTTATAGAATTAGAAACACTGTATAAAGACAAACAGATAAAGggttaaaatattacaaataaatagcTAAGATTATCTTCCCTCCCCCAATCACTCCTAAGAAACAGACACCAAACATTACTTAAGTGTCCAAAATGACCAAAGTCCTTCATTTGCCCATGCCTCAAATGGACAACTATCCAACAAAGTGAACAACCTTCATGCAAATGCATCAAGGAATGTATTGCTTTTTCATTTGCTGCCCAGCCCTTCAAATACATGCACTAAAATGAGTTAAAACATGgcctaaaaatggaaaaagggagaaaaaaatatatatatgaatatttccCACAAAACTGTTTCCCacccttccctctccctatgccccacccaccccctccctttcATAAGcaagtattttaacttttttttttctctttttttctctggcaAAGGAAAAAGTGATTCTTGGTAACCAGAATCAAACCCTATGGTCTCTTTAGTAGGGTCTGGCTATGCCTTTCTAAATTCACCCAGCTCGGTGTCAAAGCTATGCCATTTAAGATTCCTAGCAGATTCTTAAACACAAAATCAGACCTGTCTGACTCACCCCTTAATGGTGGTTTGCCTATAAACTTATTAGTTTTTCTCTGGCCATTTGTGTCTTAAAAAGTTAGGTTCCTAATTGCCAATCAGGGCCACATCCATAAGATCATCATCTTCCTCCCCAATCATAAAGTCAGGGCTGAGCCTTGAGGGCCTGTCTGTAGATAAAATTGTGTTGCTTGTCATAGACAAGGACTGGTCTGAAGAAATGGGTGATTTAGACCAACTCTCTGGCTTGATGCTATGAGATTTTTTCTTGTCCCGGTCTTTGTCCCGGTCCCGGTCTCGAtctttgtcttttactttcttcttttcttttttgtgcttctTATGCTTTTCTGTGCTATATTCTGGAAGAGGTCGGATACCATCATCTGAGCTGGGACTGTTCTGATAAGATTTCTCTGCTATGGAGGAGCCTGACTCACTTTCACTGTCCAGATTCTGGGGGGTATATGCTGGTGACTTACTATGGCTAGGAGAGCCACGCTCATGCTTTGGAGTGGAACCACTGATGAGTGGAGAGCCATAGTTTTTGGAAGAGGCCATCTGAGGTCTGAGCCCTTCTCCACTACTTTCCCCAGGTTTCTGCAAAGTCACTTTGGCTTTAATGCTGGGGGAACCCCCATCATGCTTGCTGATGATAATTTTTGCCACACCTGTGCTCCCCACATTTTTTGACTCTGAGGTCTTCTTAGACGAATCCACTGAACCCCCCGAGGTGGAAACCTtggatttttctttatcacttttCTCACGCTTACCCTGGAACTCTCCTCCTGACATGTTATGTTTGGAGGACATAGGATGGCTAGAAGAATTTGTGCTCACTCCCATCTGGCCATCCATCGGGTCTTCACCTCCAGGGCCACTGGTGACAACCCCATGCTTCAGTTTATCTATGACAGCTGTTAAGGACGGCTTCTTATTTCTGCTGGGGGATTTCCCTTTGGAACTCCCGTGCTGGTTCTGAGAGGATGACATGGAAGAGCCacttgaggaaaaggaagaggaagatgctGTACAAGAATTAGATGATGGGGGAGTTTTCTGAGACAATGAGCCTGAGGATCCTAACCCTGAAGATGACTTCATGCCAGTGCTTGAACTAGTTCCAGACATATGAGAACCACCAGAACCTGAACTGATGGGGGACTTGGCTTTAGAAGATGGGGGAGTCCCAGGAACAGGCTTCATTGGAGAGGCAAGCTTATCAGAGCCTCCAGGTGGCCTTGAATGAGAAGGGGATATGTTTGGTTTACTTAAAGAAGGATTCATAAGTGATGATGGCTTCCCTTGAGGTTTCATCTTGGTGCTGCTGGAGCCACTGCTCAGTCCATGCTTGGTAATGGGAGAGGAGCCTGGCTTCCCCCCAGACTGGGATGAATTTTTGGACTGACTAGATCCAGAAGACCCTTGGCTAGAATATACACTGCTACTTAACTTGGAACTTGATGAACCTTCTGATTTACTGCTTTTCATCTTGCCTGAGTTGGAAGcagaagatgaggaagaagaggaggaagaatggCTATGGTGGCTTTTACTGCCTGAGGAAGACACAGAACCACTGCTGGTATACTGACTGTGGGATGAGGGCTTGCCCACCATCACGGTGCCTTTAGGAATCTGAATAGTGATTTTGGGAATAGGTGGTGTGGCAACACCTGGGGGAGTCTGTGATCTTCCTGAACTGCCTGGTGATTTGGATCCACCCGTACTGGTAGGTGGAGTGAAAGGTCGGTTAGAAGAACTGTGAGATGGAGACTTTCcttcagtgtctgccttcttcCGCTTTGGAGGCTTATCTTTGCTTTTGCCATCATTAGAAGGGGTCCGACTACGCTTCCCTGGTTTGCTATCTAATCCTGGCCCTGACAGACTACTGTTACTGGTGCCATTGCCTTCCTTTACTCgtttttgagtcttttctttcccTAAGTCCCCAGTAGTCAATAAAGGACTCTGGCTACCACTGTGATGCTCCATAAGATCTGCAGGACCTAAAGCCTTACCAGCCACTGCTATAATACTGAAATCAACTGTGTCAGCTTGGCTATTGCCTTTAAACTTAGTCTCCCCATTATCACCTCCAAGCATTGGCACCCCCAAAGTATTTAGTGCCTGAGATGCAAATCCTTTGAAATCATCATTATCTCCGCTTTGGCTGCTTTCATCAAAATATTCTTCTCCAAAACCACTTTGGCTCTGGCTGTTCAACAAATCAGGATTAAAATCTActccatcaggaaaaaaatgattggTAGGAGAGTCACTACTAGGGCTACCAGCAGCATCTGCAATTAGGTCAGCTGGATCTGTGTACGgattttcattattattggtTTGAAAGACATCAGGGTCAAAGAGAGCACTCTGAGAATGCCCAGAGCTTGAAGAATCTCGAACAGGGGTGCCAATGGGTGGACAATCGTCATTAGTGCTGGGAAGCTTAGAGGCTTCTTCTGCAATGTCTGAAAGGATATCAGTTACATCTGGGCCAATGCTGTCTGAACTGGATAGTCGGACCATCCTTTGAATACTGGGTTGGGGGTGAGGTACTGGTTGCGGGTAAGTTGTTGGGGGAGTACTACACTGGCTTGGAGCTGGAGTGATGTGTGGCGTATCCAGCGTGTCTGCTGTCATGTTGACATCAAAGATAGGGTTCTGTGAGTCAACATCCATTGAAAATAGCTCCCTCTGAAAGTCATCTTCAGTCTGGTGCTTGGGTTTGTCAGGTGGTAATCTTGATGacttcttcttctttgtcttgTTGCTTCCCGGGCATATTTCCATCCGGGGTGAGCCGGAAGAAGAGTTCTGCCTTTCTAAAGGGCTGCTTCCATAAAGGGTTGAGAAATCCTGGGCAGGGTTATCTTTAAGAAGGTTCATGAGCATCGGGTGGTTCTTGGTGT
This window harbors:
- the MED1 gene encoding mediator of RNA polymerase II transcription subunit 1, whose protein sequence is MKAQGETEESEKLSKMSSLLERLHAKFNQNRPWSETIKLVRQVMEKRVVMSSGGHQHLVSCLETLQKALKVTSLPAMTDRLESIARQNGLGSHLSASGTECYITSDMFYVEVQLDPAGQLCDVKVAHHGENPVSCPELVQQLREKNFDEFSKHLKGLVNLYNLPGDNKLKTKMYLALQSLEQDLSKMAVMYWKATNAGPLDKILHGSVGYLTPRSGGHLMNLKYYASPSDLLDDKTTSPIILHENNVPRSLGMNASVTIEGTSAMYKLPIAPLIMGSHPVDNKWTPSFSSITSANSVDLPACFFLKFPQPIPVSRAFVQKLQNCTGIPLFETQPTYVPLYELITQFELSKDPDPIPLNHNMRFYAALPGQQHCYFLNKDAPLPDGRSLQGTLVSKITFQHPGRVPLILNLIRHQVAYNTLIGSCVKRTILKEDSPGLLQFEVCPLSESRFSVSFQHPVNDSLVCVVMDVQDSTHVSCKLYKGLSDALICTDDFIAKVVQRCMSIPVTMRAIRRKAETIQADTPALSLIAETVEDMVKKNLPPASSPGYGMTTGNNPMSGTTTPTNTFPGGPITTLFNMSMSIKDRHESVGHGEDFSKVSQNPILTSLLQITGNGGSTIGSSPTPPHHTPPPVSSMAGNTKNHPMLMNLLKDNPAQDFSTLYGSSPLERQNSSSGSPRMEICPGSNKTKKKKSSRLPPDKPKHQTEDDFQRELFSMDVDSQNPIFDVNMTADTLDTPHITPAPSQCSTPPTTYPQPVPHPQPSIQRMVRLSSSDSIGPDVTDILSDIAEEASKLPSTNDDCPPIGTPVRDSSSSGHSQSALFDPDVFQTNNNENPYTDPADLIADAAGSPSSDSPTNHFFPDGVDFNPDLLNSQSQSGFGEEYFDESSQSGDNDDFKGFASQALNTLGVPMLGGDNGETKFKGNSQADTVDFSIIAVAGKALGPADLMEHHSGSQSPLLTTGDLGKEKTQKRVKEGNGTSNSSLSGPGLDSKPGKRSRTPSNDGKSKDKPPKRKKADTEGKSPSHSSSNRPFTPPTSTGGSKSPGSSGRSQTPPGVATPPIPKITIQIPKGTVMVGKPSSHSQYTSSGSVSSSGSKSHHSHSSSSSSSSSASNSGKMKSSKSEGSSSSKLSSSVYSSQGSSGSSQSKNSSQSGGKPGSSPITKHGLSSGSSSTKMKPQGKPSSLMNPSLSKPNISPSHSRPPGGSDKLASPMKPVPGTPPSSKAKSPISSGSGGSHMSGTSSSTGMKSSSGLGSSGSLSQKTPPSSNSCTASSSSFSSSGSSMSSSQNQHGSSKGKSPSRNKKPSLTAVIDKLKHGVVTSGPGGEDPMDGQMGVSTNSSSHPMSSKHNMSGGEFQGKREKSDKEKSKVSTSGGSVDSSKKTSESKNVGSTGVAKIIISKHDGGSPSIKAKVTLQKPGESSGEGLRPQMASSKNYGSPLISGSTPKHERGSPSHSKSPAYTPQNLDSESESGSSIAEKSYQNSPSSDDGIRPLPEYSTEKHKKHKKEKKKVKDKDRDRDRDKDRDKKKSHSIKPESWSKSPISSDQSLSMTSNTILSTDRPSRLSPDFMIGEEDDDLMDVALIGN